A window of Candidatus Paceibacterota bacterium genomic DNA:
GAATTTTAAATCATTTTTCAATGTTTCCAAATTCTCACTACCTGTATTCTCTGAGGGCAGGGGGTAGCCGGTTAAAACAACATTCTCTTCTTTAACTCCGTAAAGCTTCAACCTGTCAGCCACCCTTTCTGTCGGAACGAAATATTTGATTCTGCTTTTTTGGGGATCAAAAGGAGCCCAGGCCCGGGAAACATCAGCATCGCAAACAATGCAGAAAATATCGCCAGGATAATCAAAATATTCAGCCATAAAAGCCGGCACGAAAAAAGTACTGACAAAAGGAATATCTTTTCCAGAAGAAGACAATTTTTCAATAAAGTGCTTGCCCCAGCCTTTTTTAATCAATGAGAAGGTCTGCTTCAATTGAAGGCTTGGCTTGGATAAGGTTTTGTTAGGATAAAAACTGAGGATTCTCTGGAAATAATCAAAAACAAAAAAAATGAACTGGCCGATTAAAGGAATTTTCTTGAATTTTGAAACGAATTCATAGCTTTTTCTTGTCGTTTCCCAAATCTTTCTGTCTTTTTCTGGAATACCGGGATAATCATTGGCATTGACAACCTCTCCCTCAAAAGCCAAACCCCTCAGAGGATAAGCTGTCCTCTGGTGGCCGTAGCCCATGTTTACGGAAACAATCCAAGCCCCATTGGAAAATCTTTGATTTCTAACGGGGTAAACTTTTTTGTTTGTCTCTGGCATGTTCTTTTATTATATCTCATTTTCAGTATTTGAGAAATTTCAGCTTCTGGTTTTCCTGCGTCCGCCAGACTATCATTACCAAAACAGTATAGGAAACTAATAAAAATAGCCAGTGAACGTTTTCAAATCTCAAAGAAGCAAAAGGAAACCTGGAAAACATGTCTATAATCCTGGTCAGATAAGCCAGAGATAACCAGACCGGGAAAGAAAGCAAAACTGCTAAAGGCCAAAAAACCATCCCGGCCAAACCGAAAACAAAAATCAAAATGGTGATCAACGCCAAAAAAGGAACTATCAGAATATTGGCAATAGGAGAAACTAAAGGCATGTAGCCGAAATTATAAATTAAAATCGGCAGAGTGAAAACTTGGGCAGAGAGAGTAGCCTCAAGCGTGGTTTTTAAAGGAAAAAATCTGAAATTCGGAACCTTCTTCAAAATCTCAGAAAAAACTGGCTGTAGACAAACCATTCCCAATATGGCCAGAAAAGACAATTGGAAACCAACGTCCAATTCCAGAATCAAAGGATTAAAAAGCAGCATGATAACTGCCGCAAAAACAACCGCTCTTGAAGAAACATTCATCCTACCCAAGTACTGGCAAAGCAAGAACAATCCAGCCATAATGCCTGCCCTGACAGCAGAAGCCGGAGCGCCGATCATTAAAATGTAAAGAAGCAGCAAAACGATTGAAAGGTAAAAAGCGTGTTTTCTCCAAAGGCCGAAAGAAAGAAGAAAGCTCAAAATGACTACTGAAATAATGGTTGTATTCATTCCGGAAACTGCGGCAATATGCCTGGTGCCGGTAAAATTCAGCTTGTCCTTCCATTCCTGAGAAATGTTGTTTTCATCTCCGAAAGCCAAGGCTTCCAACAATCCTTCCTGGGGTAGGGGAATCAATTTGCGGCTGATTTCCTTGAATCTGTTTTTAAAAGAAAAAAGGGGCTCCATGATAGGATTACCGAAACCAGAATCTACAAGCTCTATTTTGGGAAAGCTCATTACAGAATAGATCTTGTCTTTTTTAAGATAATCCTGATAGTTAAATCCTTCAAAAACAGGAGGTGATTCCAGACGGCCTGCAATCACCAGTTTGTCTCCGTATTGGTATTCAGGATAACGCCAGCTGGTAACCAAAACATAGCCTGAA
This region includes:
- a CDS encoding ComEC family competence protein — protein: MLISVFWGRYVAVVGFCILFLVFGAWWHGKAELMAFDNEMRQYNDQEQQVTLMGMVDDEPDVREKSIKIKVKSEELEINGEPFSISGYVLVTSWRYPEYQYGDKLVIAGRLESPPVFEGFNYQDYLKKDKIYSVMSFPKIELVDSGFGNPIMEPLFSFKNRFKEISRKLIPLPQEGLLEALAFGDENNISQEWKDKLNFTGTRHIAAVSGMNTTIISVVILSFLLSFGLWRKHAFYLSIVLLLLYILMIGAPASAVRAGIMAGLFLLCQYLGRMNVSSRAVVFAAVIMLLFNPLILELDVGFQLSFLAILGMVCLQPVFSEILKKVPNFRFFPLKTTLEATLSAQVFTLPILIYNFGYMPLVSPIANILIVPFLALITILIFVFGLAGMVFWPLAVLLSFPVWLSLAYLTRIIDMFSRFPFASLRFENVHWLFLLVSYTVLVMIVWRTQENQKLKFLKY